A single Curtobacterium sp. MCSS17_015 DNA region contains:
- a CDS encoding histidine kinase: protein MRPLPIPPWVRSALAGVAFLAVALIAMEGLHRAGWYPTRLDDYRLTALLVAVCIAVGQRLPYPLLAVVGVVVAWPSWTFDVLQVRLIPLVIAVYLACAAGRRVLAVLAVAAVPTALAMFLPLAFVPVQDWIPVLGDWRVWSSNADWSTVVLMGILLVACSFLGRATARRRRSELVLQRRNEELVRLREADQARIASEERTAVAREVHDVVAHHMAAIVVRSQALVRVGVADQAEFAEYASWVAGTGQQALSEMRKVVRVLRAGGDGGTTDAPLSLRAAIEDAAERVRATGVRVDVDLRVPGRLGVMQDFAVLRVCQEALTNTLVHSDGSSVRITLAASEDRIRLEVLDDGGTDGSPRVPALAAGGAGIRGMRERAASIGGVLDAGPVDGGGWRVTLEAPREVRGADAAPAVGTPATEPTSPRSSVAARSTTPAPAAARGQASTVPAAAAAASPADRQVVAP from the coding sequence ATGCGCCCTCTGCCGATCCCGCCGTGGGTGCGGTCCGCGCTCGCGGGGGTGGCGTTCCTCGCGGTCGCCCTCATCGCGATGGAGGGGCTGCACCGGGCCGGGTGGTACCCGACCCGGCTCGACGACTACCGGCTGACCGCGCTGCTCGTCGCGGTGTGCATCGCCGTGGGGCAGCGCCTGCCGTACCCGCTGCTCGCGGTGGTCGGAGTCGTCGTCGCGTGGCCGTCGTGGACCTTCGACGTCCTCCAGGTCCGACTCATCCCGCTCGTCATCGCCGTCTACCTGGCATGTGCCGCCGGCCGCCGGGTGCTCGCGGTGCTCGCCGTCGCAGCGGTCCCGACCGCGCTCGCGATGTTCCTGCCGCTGGCCTTCGTCCCCGTCCAGGACTGGATTCCCGTGCTCGGGGACTGGCGGGTCTGGTCGAGCAACGCGGACTGGTCGACCGTCGTCCTGATGGGGATCCTGCTCGTCGCGTGCTCCTTCCTCGGCCGCGCGACCGCACGACGCCGGCGGTCCGAGCTCGTGCTGCAGCGCCGGAACGAGGAGCTCGTGCGCCTGCGGGAAGCCGACCAGGCCCGGATCGCGTCGGAGGAGCGGACCGCGGTCGCCCGCGAGGTGCACGACGTCGTCGCCCACCACATGGCCGCCATCGTCGTCCGGTCCCAGGCCCTCGTGCGCGTCGGGGTCGCCGACCAGGCCGAGTTCGCGGAGTACGCCTCATGGGTCGCGGGCACGGGGCAGCAGGCGTTGTCCGAGATGCGGAAGGTGGTCCGGGTCCTCCGTGCCGGTGGGGACGGCGGCACGACCGACGCACCGCTGTCGCTGCGGGCAGCGATCGAGGACGCCGCCGAGCGCGTGCGGGCGACCGGCGTCCGGGTCGATGTCGACCTCCGCGTGCCGGGACGTCTGGGCGTCATGCAGGACTTCGCCGTGCTCCGGGTCTGCCAAGAGGCACTGACGAACACGCTCGTGCACTCCGACGGCTCCTCGGTGCGGATCACCCTCGCAGCGTCAGAGGACCGCATCCGCCTCGAGGTCCTGGACGACGGCGGGACCGACGGCAGCCCGAGGGTGCCGGCGCTCGCCGCGGGTGGGGCCGGCATCCGGGGCATGCGCGAGCGCGCCGCGTCGATCGGCGGGGTGCTCGACGCCGGTCCGGTCGACGGCGGCGGGTGGCGGGTCACCCTGGAGGCCCCGCGCGAGGTCCGAGGGGCGGACGCGGCTCCGGCTGTGGGCACGCCCGCGACCGAGCCGACCTCGCCCCGGTCGTCCGTCGCGGCCCGGTCGACCACTCCGGCTCCGGCTGCGGCACGGGGCCAGGCATCCACCGTTCCCGCTGCCGCTGCCGCTGCCTCGCCCGCTGACCGCCAGGTGGTGGCCCCGTGA
- a CDS encoding histidine kinase: protein MAPAEPRAQRPQAEAGGAAPARRPATARERRTDLLVALGTAVVALGLLLALPPLDAADPDTIGEAVSYPAVGSAPWTVLTLGLLAQAAALLAARRAPRTTLVVVAAIPVLVAVLAPQAFELFGLTPFAIAVAVVLAALRVPLARLWPALTAAAVLVVVGGAVLWAVVAGGFRADVAQGLTTSVGQGVLQAVGAVGLPLLVTLVVLSRREVRVARSAEATAVDREQDALIDAAVSRERAAMARELHDIAAHHLSGIALMSAVIDRQIDTDPERAHEGVRQVREQSTAVLEDLRRLVGLLRDDSPAERAVETVAGIVDLVERARFRSDVRLGVLAADRAGGSSRPLGDGVGPLAQLAAYRTVQEALANAALHAPGAACTVTIDDRADDHLEVRVENGPAAVPAQGSTPAGGNGLRGMRERAELVGAGLQVGPTDDGGWLVALRLSREAQPGSDTTNDDTEVAR from the coding sequence ATGGCACCCGCTGAGCCGCGCGCGCAGCGCCCCCAGGCCGAGGCCGGGGGTGCTGCGCCCGCTCGGCGTCCTGCCACCGCCCGCGAGCGCCGCACCGACCTGCTCGTCGCGCTCGGCACCGCCGTGGTCGCCCTCGGTCTGCTGCTCGCCCTGCCGCCGCTCGACGCCGCCGACCCGGACACGATCGGCGAGGCCGTCAGCTACCCGGCCGTCGGCAGTGCGCCGTGGACGGTCCTGACCCTCGGGCTCCTCGCCCAGGCGGCCGCGCTGCTCGCCGCCCGCCGGGCACCGCGCACCACGCTCGTCGTCGTCGCGGCGATCCCGGTGCTCGTCGCCGTCCTCGCCCCGCAGGCGTTCGAGCTCTTCGGGCTCACGCCGTTCGCCATCGCGGTGGCCGTCGTGCTGGCCGCCCTCCGGGTCCCACTCGCCCGGCTGTGGCCCGCGCTCACCGCAGCGGCCGTCCTGGTCGTCGTCGGGGGAGCGGTCCTGTGGGCCGTGGTCGCGGGAGGCTTCCGTGCTGACGTCGCCCAGGGCCTGACGACCTCGGTCGGGCAGGGCGTCCTGCAGGCGGTCGGCGCCGTCGGCCTGCCGCTGCTCGTCACCCTGGTGGTGCTGTCCCGCCGCGAGGTCCGCGTCGCCCGTAGCGCCGAGGCCACCGCGGTCGACCGGGAGCAGGACGCCCTGATCGACGCCGCCGTCTCCCGCGAGCGCGCCGCCATGGCCCGGGAACTGCACGACATCGCCGCCCACCACCTGTCCGGGATCGCCCTCATGTCCGCCGTCATCGACCGCCAGATCGACACCGACCCGGAGCGTGCCCACGAGGGCGTCCGCCAGGTCCGGGAGCAGAGCACCGCCGTCCTCGAGGACCTGCGCCGCCTGGTCGGCCTGCTCCGCGACGACAGCCCCGCCGAACGAGCGGTCGAGACCGTCGCCGGGATCGTCGACCTGGTGGAACGGGCCCGGTTCCGCAGCGACGTGCGGTTGGGCGTCCTGGCTGCCGACCGTGCGGGTGGCAGCAGCCGTCCGCTCGGCGACGGGGTCGGTCCGCTCGCGCAGCTCGCCGCGTACCGCACGGTCCAGGAGGCCCTCGCGAACGCCGCCCTGCACGCTCCGGGTGCCGCGTGCACCGTCACGATCGACGACCGCGCCGACGACCACCTCGAGGTGCGTGTCGAGAACGGCCCGGCCGCCGTGCCGGCGCAGGGCAGCACGCCCGCCGGTGGCAACGGACTGCGCGGCATGCGCGAGCGGGCGGAACTGGTGGGGGCGGGCCTCCAGGTCGGTCCGACGGACGACGGCGGGTGGCTGGTCGCGTTGCGGCTCAGCCGGGAGGCCCAGCCCGGCTCCGACACGACGAACGACGACACGGAGGTGGCGCGGTGA
- a CDS encoding SdrD B-like domain-containing protein: MRPRIPSRVAVTVVTAASLVLTAATPTWAVAGRPSVIDAAGRSAPAAPTESPAPSEPQASPKPTARTQPSAPAASTAPTPSPATSTDAEVAMAIEVAKDGNGPFTPDDQPGGDSGAENGIVRTLDAITYRVSMNSTGGASSHERFTLTAPAGTSWAAVPSRCTGSGSRIDGQELVCDLGSVPEGRAVAVPAVLDVSADLRHGDEIAVSATGTADDADNGTVTATSPTTTVSAVARYNLAKDIQASSLRTDVTGPGGQRGIQLVYPIAVDWQPVVPGQGLLGFEGAGGPMTFTDDVSELLGDLPSGARLWNGDEPVCGPNARGASGFAGLPGGAGGGARAVADSGTISCTQSRPGEDVDVTITGTVTDPTRMPTENQYGGPIAGGKVGLVVAGYISFWLPEPSSGTNVLSRNTFTPLQTTSVSGAPNFAGETEPTADNVSERNLVEFDPGSGGKRLYRVVGDAHEVRPGSAREGDPWATAGARLRSEVTMRNGGLSPYQDAVLCDTFDRATQRLTRLGSPARAAQVAGLSDAHVQYAAYDMTSAAEGQQRTCDDEDGPWYDAPEDVPGGIAAVGAVRAVGDLAGGRQAALYSWVTVLDAPDGTRALDFGHLSSGTQHPGWVHDSADPSLGVGGLTDSVIITENLARIAKKTVDPGHDAADTPDRTTSAVAGDTLEYALYPTLTNGNAKGRPTTVTVRDTLPLDTTYVPDSASTTPAVDTVQDAQGQRHQRLTWTMHDVRPNSSIPPITYRATISTAAPAGPIDNVAEVASPTDASPAEYRRAQRAVQVTTTGGVGVEEHAVEPVVVAGDRLEWDLVYTNTDPDPFHGSDLIDVLPDGTVAQDGSFHGRTVLAEPVAADADAGEQVRYTAAAPAAVSLVGADPSNRPGGSTTWCSEQEFGADGCPAALRDVTAIRITRTAPVAVGASVTHRLALVTEGEQDGDTYANRFGLSVADISLPVQSNRATIRVAAGTIGDRIWSDVDRDGLQDADEPGIGAVEVRIAGTDDTGGAVERRTTSDADGGYRFGGLRPGVYVVTFDAPDDRRFTRQHVGDDDAVDSDAAEDGSTETITLRRLTTPEGVLDGVDRTTSVDAGLLPAEDSVGPGDGGPGDGGAGDGGAGDGGSGTPGGDGTPDGSGSGSGRPAEQSSGSSAAVPGPAHVTGTARRGDLAFTGVAGLPIALGAALLLLALGSAIVLGRRSRARRR, from the coding sequence TTGCGACCACGCATTCCCTCCCGCGTCGCGGTCACGGTGGTGACCGCCGCGAGCCTCGTCCTGACCGCGGCGACACCGACCTGGGCAGTCGCGGGGCGACCGTCCGTCATCGACGCTGCTGGGAGGTCCGCACCGGCGGCACCGACGGAGTCGCCGGCACCGTCGGAACCGCAGGCATCGCCGAAGCCGACGGCACGGACCCAGCCGTCCGCACCAGCCGCATCGACCGCGCCGACCCCGTCCCCGGCGACGTCGACCGACGCCGAGGTCGCGATGGCGATCGAGGTCGCGAAGGACGGCAACGGTCCGTTCACCCCCGATGACCAGCCGGGCGGCGACAGCGGCGCCGAGAACGGCATCGTCCGCACGCTCGACGCGATCACGTACCGCGTCAGCATGAACTCCACCGGCGGAGCCAGCTCGCACGAGCGCTTCACCCTCACCGCGCCGGCCGGCACCAGCTGGGCCGCCGTGCCCTCGCGCTGCACCGGCAGCGGGTCACGGATCGACGGCCAGGAGCTGGTCTGCGACCTCGGCTCCGTCCCCGAAGGCCGAGCGGTCGCGGTGCCGGCGGTGCTCGACGTCTCCGCGGACCTCCGGCACGGGGACGAGATCGCGGTCAGCGCGACCGGGACCGCGGACGACGCCGACAACGGGACCGTCACGGCCACCTCGCCCACCACGACGGTCTCCGCCGTGGCCCGGTACAACCTGGCGAAGGACATCCAGGCGTCGTCCCTCCGGACGGACGTCACCGGTCCGGGCGGACAGCGCGGGATCCAGCTCGTCTACCCGATCGCGGTCGACTGGCAACCGGTCGTCCCGGGTCAGGGTCTGCTCGGCTTCGAGGGGGCCGGCGGCCCGATGACCTTCACCGACGACGTCTCCGAGCTCCTCGGCGACCTGCCGTCCGGCGCCCGGCTCTGGAACGGCGACGAACCCGTGTGCGGTCCGAACGCGCGCGGTGCCTCCGGTTTCGCGGGGCTGCCGGGCGGCGCGGGTGGTGGTGCCCGGGCCGTCGCGGACTCGGGCACGATCAGCTGTACGCAGAGCCGCCCGGGGGAGGACGTCGACGTCACGATCACGGGGACGGTGACCGACCCCACACGGATGCCGACGGAGAACCAGTACGGCGGCCCCATCGCCGGTGGCAAGGTCGGCCTCGTCGTCGCCGGGTACATCAGCTTCTGGCTGCCCGAGCCGTCGAGCGGGACGAACGTCCTGTCCCGCAACACCTTCACCCCGCTGCAGACCACGTCGGTCAGCGGAGCCCCGAACTTCGCGGGCGAGACCGAACCGACGGCGGACAACGTGTCCGAGCGCAACCTCGTCGAGTTCGACCCGGGCAGTGGCGGGAAGCGGCTCTACCGGGTGGTCGGCGACGCCCACGAGGTCCGGCCCGGATCCGCGCGCGAGGGTGACCCGTGGGCGACCGCGGGGGCCCGGCTCCGGAGCGAGGTCACCATGCGCAACGGCGGGCTCTCGCCGTACCAGGACGCGGTCCTCTGCGACACGTTCGACCGTGCCACCCAGCGCCTCACCCGGCTCGGGAGTCCGGCCCGGGCCGCGCAGGTCGCCGGTCTCTCGGACGCGCACGTGCAGTACGCCGCGTACGACATGACGTCCGCCGCCGAGGGGCAGCAGCGCACGTGCGACGACGAGGACGGACCTTGGTACGACGCTCCGGAGGACGTGCCGGGCGGCATCGCCGCGGTCGGCGCAGTCCGGGCCGTCGGTGACCTGGCCGGTGGGCGCCAGGCGGCGCTGTACTCGTGGGTCACCGTCCTCGACGCACCGGACGGGACCCGAGCCCTCGACTTCGGGCACCTCTCCTCGGGCACGCAGCACCCCGGGTGGGTCCACGACAGCGCCGACCCGTCGCTCGGCGTCGGCGGCCTGACGGACAGCGTCATCATCACCGAGAACCTCGCGCGGATCGCGAAGAAGACCGTCGACCCCGGCCACGACGCTGCCGACACCCCGGACCGGACAACTTCCGCCGTCGCGGGCGACACCCTCGAGTACGCCCTCTACCCGACGCTGACCAACGGGAACGCGAAGGGACGTCCGACGACGGTCACCGTCCGTGACACCCTGCCGCTGGACACCACCTACGTCCCCGACAGTGCGTCGACGACCCCGGCGGTCGACACCGTGCAGGACGCGCAGGGGCAGCGGCACCAGCGGCTCACCTGGACGATGCACGACGTCCGACCGAACTCGTCCATCCCGCCGATCACCTACCGGGCCACGATCTCGACCGCGGCGCCCGCCGGTCCGATCGACAACGTGGCCGAGGTCGCTTCCCCCACCGATGCATCGCCCGCCGAGTACCGCCGGGCGCAGCGCGCGGTGCAGGTCACCACCACGGGCGGGGTCGGTGTGGAGGAACACGCCGTCGAACCGGTCGTGGTCGCCGGCGACCGGCTGGAGTGGGACCTCGTCTACACGAACACCGACCCCGACCCGTTCCACGGCTCCGACCTCATCGACGTCCTGCCGGACGGGACCGTCGCGCAGGACGGGTCCTTCCACGGTCGGACAGTGCTCGCCGAGCCCGTGGCGGCCGATGCTGATGCCGGGGAGCAGGTGCGCTACACGGCCGCTGCGCCCGCTGCCGTCTCGCTCGTGGGCGCGGACCCGTCGAACCGGCCCGGTGGCTCGACCACGTGGTGCTCGGAACAGGAGTTCGGCGCAGACGGGTGTCCTGCGGCACTCCGGGACGTGACGGCGATCCGGATCACCCGGACGGCCCCGGTCGCCGTCGGCGCCTCCGTCACCCACCGGTTGGCGCTCGTGACCGAGGGTGAGCAGGACGGCGACACGTACGCGAACCGGTTCGGTCTGAGCGTGGCGGACATCTCCCTCCCCGTGCAGTCCAACCGCGCCACGATCCGGGTGGCGGCCGGCACGATCGGCGACCGGATCTGGTCCGACGTCGACCGCGACGGTCTCCAGGACGCGGACGAGCCCGGCATCGGGGCGGTCGAGGTGCGGATCGCGGGGACGGATGACACCGGTGGCGCCGTGGAGCGACGCACGACGAGCGACGCCGACGGCGGGTACCGGTTCGGCGGCCTCAGGCCCGGTGTGTACGTCGTCACCTTCGACGCGCCTGACGACCGACGCTTCACGCGGCAGCACGTCGGCGATGACGATGCCGTCGACTCGGACGCGGCCGAGGACGGCTCCACCGAGACCATCACGCTCCGCCGACTGACGACGCCCGAGGGTGTCCTCGACGGGGTGGATCGCACCACCTCCGTCGACGCCGGCCTGCTGCCGGCGGAGGACTCGGTCGGCCCCGGCGACGGTGGACCGGGGGATGGTGGAGCGGGTGACGGCGGAGCGGGTGACGGCGGATCGGGCACACCTGGCGGCGACGGCACGCCCGACGGCTCGGGCAGTGGGAGCGGCCGCCCGGCGGAGCAGTCGTCCGGCTCATCTGCGGCGGTCCCGGGGCCAGCACATGTCACGGGCACTGCGCGTCGGGGCGACCTCGCCTTCACGGGCGTGGCAGGCCTCCCGATCGCACTCGGTGCCGCGCTGCTGCTCCTCGCGCTCGGCAGTGCGATCGTCCTCGGACGCCGGAGCCGCGCCCGGCGCCGGTGA
- a CDS encoding CPBP family intramembrane glutamic endopeptidase, which yields MTNTIEARSQTGTAPQDRHGIRGVVARHPLGSFFTLALGLSWLAWVPYILSPHGMGVWDIHFAEVLGSAQFTGVLPGALLGPLGGAFIVTAVADGRPGLRRWVGRLFRWRVAWYWYALALVVVPALIIVSALPFAGGDVHAPTALVFAAVVPGLVIQLFSTGLSEEPGWRDFALPRLQHRFGGLGAAAILGPVWALWHMPLYLSDWGGWPNAHWSEPVVFALFTITFNVVMVQVFNKTGESLPLALLLHVGVNNTISTFFPTMYPSMTAGTLMIGLTIMSTIAAVVLLVATRGHLGYDPARRALPIDAPIPSSKPLVGSQHGTR from the coding sequence ATGACGAACACCATCGAAGCCCGGTCCCAGACCGGCACCGCCCCGCAGGACCGGCACGGGATCCGCGGCGTCGTCGCGCGGCACCCGCTCGGGTCGTTCTTCACCCTCGCGCTCGGGCTGAGCTGGCTCGCGTGGGTCCCCTACATCCTGTCGCCGCACGGCATGGGTGTCTGGGACATCCACTTCGCCGAGGTCCTCGGCAGCGCGCAGTTCACCGGCGTGCTGCCCGGCGCACTGCTCGGCCCGCTCGGCGGCGCGTTCATCGTGACCGCGGTCGCCGACGGTCGCCCGGGCCTCCGCCGCTGGGTGGGACGCCTGTTCCGCTGGCGGGTCGCCTGGTACTGGTACGCCCTGGCGCTCGTCGTCGTGCCGGCCCTGATCATCGTGTCGGCGCTGCCGTTCGCCGGCGGGGACGTGCACGCACCGACCGCCCTCGTCTTCGCCGCCGTGGTGCCGGGCCTGGTCATCCAGCTGTTCTCCACCGGTTTGAGCGAAGAGCCGGGCTGGCGCGACTTCGCCCTGCCCCGCCTGCAGCACCGCTTCGGTGGCCTCGGTGCGGCCGCGATCCTCGGCCCGGTGTGGGCGCTGTGGCACATGCCGCTGTACCTCAGCGACTGGGGCGGGTGGCCGAACGCGCACTGGAGCGAGCCCGTCGTGTTCGCCCTCTTCACGATCACGTTCAACGTCGTGATGGTGCAGGTGTTCAACAAGACCGGTGAGAGCCTGCCGCTCGCGCTGCTGCTGCACGTCGGCGTGAACAACACGATCTCGACGTTCTTCCCCACGATGTACCCGAGCATGACCGCCGGCACGCTGATGATCGGGTTGACGATCATGTCGACGATCGCCGCCGTGGTGCTCCTCGTCGCGACCCGCGGGCACCTCGGGTACGACCCGGCACGTCGGGCCCTGCCGATCGACGCCCCGATCCCGTCGTCGAAGCCCCTCGTAGGATCGCAGCATGGCACCCGCTGA
- a CDS encoding response regulator transcription factor, with product MIRVVIVDDQAVVRTGLGMMVDAEVDLTVVGQAQNGAEAVTVCAQLRPDVVLMDVRMPVLDGIAATRTIVSEGTAGAVVILTTFDDEEYLLDAVRAGALGFLLKDAGPDLIAAGVRAALTGDTLIAPSMTRALLENRLLTTPAAGGPAAPAPPTAHASALATLSAREREVLGALVRGASNAQIAKDLWISEATVKTHISSVLGKVGATSRVQAVVFAYESGFVRPDWSA from the coding sequence GTGATCCGCGTCGTGATCGTCGACGACCAGGCGGTCGTCCGGACCGGGCTCGGCATGATGGTCGACGCCGAGGTGGACCTGACCGTCGTCGGTCAGGCCCAGAACGGCGCCGAGGCGGTCACCGTGTGCGCTCAGCTCCGCCCGGACGTCGTGCTCATGGACGTCCGGATGCCGGTGCTCGACGGCATCGCCGCCACCCGCACGATCGTGTCCGAGGGGACCGCGGGTGCCGTCGTCATCCTCACCACCTTCGACGACGAGGAGTACCTGCTCGACGCCGTCCGTGCCGGGGCGCTCGGGTTCCTGCTCAAGGACGCCGGACCCGACCTCATCGCGGCCGGGGTCCGCGCCGCACTCACCGGGGACACCCTCATCGCGCCCTCGATGACCCGCGCGCTGCTCGAGAACCGGCTGCTCACGACCCCCGCCGCCGGAGGCCCCGCAGCGCCGGCCCCACCGACCGCGCACGCGTCGGCCCTCGCGACGCTGAGCGCCCGGGAGCGAGAGGTCCTCGGCGCCCTGGTCCGCGGTGCCAGCAACGCGCAGATCGCGAAGGACCTCTGGATCAGCGAGGCCACGGTGAAGACGCACATCAGCAGCGTCCTCGGCAAGGTCGGCGCGACCAGCCGCGTGCAGGCCGTCGTGTTCGCCTACGAGAGCGGTTTCGTCCGTCCTGACTGGTCCGCCTGA
- a CDS encoding response regulator transcription factor: MSAEEPAHGGDAVIRVLVADDQPLVRAGVSALLDAEPDITVVGVAADGGEALALARSTRPDVAVLDIRMPVRNGIEVARELCRPDADPAVPVLMLTTFDMDDLVFGALEAGASGFLLKDAEPDTIIGAVRQVAAGNGTLDQALTWRVLREFTSRRSLQPVTGDRVDGVLTARERDVLLLLAQGMSNEEIAAELVVEVSTVKSHLARMLPKLGVRSRLQAVVWAYQNRIVTVPE; the protein is encoded by the coding sequence GTGAGCGCGGAGGAACCAGCGCACGGCGGCGACGCGGTCATCCGCGTGCTCGTCGCCGACGACCAACCGCTCGTCCGGGCCGGCGTCTCGGCGCTCCTCGACGCGGAGCCCGACATCACGGTCGTCGGGGTCGCCGCCGACGGCGGTGAGGCGCTCGCGCTCGCCCGCAGCACGCGGCCGGACGTCGCCGTTCTCGACATCCGGATGCCGGTCCGGAACGGCATCGAGGTCGCCCGTGAACTCTGCCGGCCGGACGCCGACCCCGCGGTGCCCGTCCTCATGCTCACGACGTTCGACATGGACGACCTGGTGTTCGGCGCGCTCGAGGCCGGGGCGTCCGGGTTCCTCCTCAAGGACGCCGAGCCGGACACGATCATCGGCGCCGTCCGCCAGGTCGCGGCGGGGAACGGCACGCTCGACCAGGCCCTGACCTGGCGGGTGCTCCGCGAGTTCACCTCGCGTCGGAGCCTGCAACCGGTGACGGGGGACCGGGTCGACGGGGTGCTGACCGCCCGGGAGCGGGACGTGCTGCTGCTCCTGGCGCAGGGGATGTCGAACGAGGAGATCGCGGCGGAGCTGGTCGTCGAGGTCTCCACGGTGAAGTCACACCTGGCGCGCATGCTGCCCAAGCTCGGGGTGCGGTCGCGCTTGCAAGCCGTGGTCTGGGCGTACCAGAACCGCATCGTCACGGTGCCGGAGTAG
- a CDS encoding potassium transporter Kup, which yields MTETRASSQSSDQPSGARDAQPGDAGPGDDATHPATAAQQPAGREAPGRRGTAALALAALGVVFGDIGTSVLYSMRTVFSVDGGIVRPIPEDVYGVISLLVWSITIVVSIKYVLVLMRVDNHGEGGVMALAALARRLYADRPGGTTVFLVIGIVGVALFYGDSVITPAVSVLSAVEGLGTAAPSVEHLVVPIAAVILIGLFVVQRFGTAKVGASFGPVMLLWFVVIAVAGIPHIVEHPGVLQGLSPTWAIAFLFAHPFITFIAMGAVVLAITGAEALYADMGHFGRMPILRAWFFVVFPALVCNYLGQAALVLEDPTATKDPFFLLFPSWAQIPVVILATAATVIASQAVISGAFSLTRQAVQLGLLPPLTIRQTSKREGGQVYLPAVNLLLFIGVMAIMLAFRSSAALATAYGVSVTGALVVDTLLLLVVVKPLWRWATWKLVLVAVVFGGLELTFLAGNLSKVVHGGWVPLLIALAVVTLMTTWHRGRQLVQQERRKREGSLAEFIETVNTDHIPRVPGVAVFPHPNKETTPLALRANVEHNGVVHQRVVIVSVLTANVPHVPLSEAFTRDELGHDEDGIDHITITFGFSDDQDLPAAMRAACAAGVLDLAQEDMSEASYFISRGALRTGSGKGGMVSWRRKLFVAMAHNAADPAARFGLPLRRTVTMGSDVEV from the coding sequence GTGACCGAGACCCGCGCGTCGTCGCAGTCGTCCGACCAGCCGTCGGGTGCGCGCGACGCCCAGCCGGGAGACGCCGGCCCCGGCGACGACGCCACGCACCCCGCGACGGCCGCCCAGCAGCCCGCAGGCCGGGAGGCCCCTGGGCGCCGTGGCACAGCGGCGCTCGCCCTCGCCGCACTCGGCGTCGTCTTCGGTGACATCGGCACGAGCGTCCTCTACTCGATGCGCACGGTGTTCTCGGTCGACGGTGGCATCGTCCGGCCGATCCCGGAGGACGTCTACGGCGTCATCTCGCTGCTCGTCTGGTCCATCACGATCGTCGTGTCGATCAAGTACGTGCTCGTGCTCATGCGCGTCGACAACCACGGCGAGGGCGGGGTCATGGCGCTCGCCGCACTCGCCCGACGGCTCTACGCCGACCGTCCGGGCGGGACGACCGTCTTCCTGGTCATCGGGATCGTCGGCGTCGCCCTGTTCTACGGCGACTCCGTCATCACCCCGGCCGTCTCGGTGCTCTCCGCCGTCGAGGGCCTCGGCACCGCGGCGCCGTCGGTCGAGCACCTCGTCGTGCCGATCGCGGCCGTCATCCTCATCGGCCTGTTCGTCGTCCAGCGGTTCGGCACCGCCAAGGTCGGCGCATCGTTCGGGCCCGTGATGCTGCTCTGGTTCGTCGTCATCGCCGTCGCCGGCATCCCGCACATCGTCGAGCACCCCGGCGTCCTGCAGGGGCTGTCCCCGACCTGGGCGATCGCGTTCCTGTTCGCGCACCCGTTCATCACCTTCATCGCGATGGGCGCGGTCGTCCTCGCGATCACCGGTGCCGAGGCGCTGTACGCCGACATGGGCCACTTCGGGCGGATGCCGATCCTCCGCGCCTGGTTCTTCGTGGTGTTCCCCGCGCTGGTGTGCAACTACCTCGGCCAGGCCGCCCTGGTCCTCGAGGACCCGACCGCCACGAAGGACCCGTTCTTCCTGCTGTTCCCGAGCTGGGCGCAGATCCCCGTCGTGATCCTGGCCACCGCGGCGACCGTCATCGCGAGCCAGGCCGTCATCTCCGGCGCGTTCTCGCTCACCCGGCAGGCCGTGCAGCTCGGGCTCCTCCCGCCGCTGACGATCCGCCAGACGTCCAAGCGCGAGGGCGGCCAGGTGTACCTGCCGGCCGTCAACCTGCTGCTGTTCATCGGTGTCATGGCGATCATGCTCGCGTTCCGGTCCTCGGCCGCGCTCGCCACCGCGTACGGGGTGTCCGTCACCGGGGCGCTCGTGGTCGACACGCTCTTGCTGCTCGTCGTCGTGAAGCCGCTGTGGCGCTGGGCGACGTGGAAGCTCGTGCTCGTCGCCGTGGTGTTCGGCGGGCTCGAGCTCACGTTCCTGGCCGGCAACCTGTCCAAGGTCGTGCACGGCGGGTGGGTGCCGCTGCTCATCGCCCTCGCCGTCGTCACCCTCATGACCACGTGGCACCGCGGCCGACAGCTCGTGCAGCAGGAGCGGCGGAAGCGCGAGGGCTCCCTCGCAGAGTTCATCGAGACGGTGAACACCGACCACATCCCGCGGGTCCCCGGCGTCGCGGTGTTCCCGCACCCGAACAAGGAGACGACGCCGCTCGCGCTCCGGGCCAACGTCGAGCACAACGGGGTCGTGCACCAGCGGGTCGTCATCGTCTCGGTGCTCACCGCGAACGTGCCGCACGTGCCGCTGTCCGAGGCGTTCACCCGCGACGAGCTCGGCCACGACGAGGACGGCATCGACCACATCACGATCACGTTCGGGTTCTCTGACGACCAGGATCTGCCCGCCGCGATGCGTGCCGCGTGCGCCGCCGGCGTGCTCGACCTTGCGCAGGAGGACATGTCCGAGGCGTCCTACTTCATCTCCCGAGGTGCGCTCCGGACCGGCTCGGGCAAGGGCGGCATGGTGTCGTGGCGGCGGAAGCTCTTCGTCGCGATGGCCCACAACGCCGCCGATCCGGCCGCGCGCTTCGGGCTGCCGCTCCGGCGCACGGTGACGATGGGGAGCGACGTCGAGGTCTGA